One region of Bradyrhizobium betae genomic DNA includes:
- a CDS encoding xanthine dehydrogenase family protein molybdopterin-binding subunit, producing the protein MNAIDNVSRRTLLTGGLTTGFLLAFHLPLRAAINEPVQPEDKTDGKFAPNAFIRIDGEGVTTLVMPQVEMGQGIYTAVSMILAEELDADWSKVQLLHAPANEKLYGNPIFIIQATGGSTSVRAFWKPLREAGASARAMLVQAAAAQWNVDPASCTTSKGVVTHKNSGRTLAYGALAAAASSQTPPKTPALKDPKDFVYIGQPFKRLDTPDKVNGKAVYGIDAIVPNMKFATLAQCPVFGGKVGKVDDRAAKTIPGVRQIVVLDDLVAVVGDHMWAAKKGLDALDIAWNEGPNAKINSKAIWDDLRAASAKDGVVAKSTGDIAKGLAAGEKYEASFELPFLAHATMEPLNAMVHCKPDSCEIWTGTQIMARVQSEAAKAAGLPVEKVTVNQHLLGGGFGRKLEPDMVVTAVRIAKQVDGPVKVVWTREEDIQHDVYRPVYRDTIAATLSGGKIASWKYKIAGAAIIARWLPPAFQKGIDIDAIDSATDVPYDIPNVHVEYVRAEPPAIPTGFWRGVGPNNNVFAVECFIDELARKAGKDPVEFRRGMLANQPRFLTVLNIAAEKANWGHPLPARVGRGVCLQPSFGSFIATVVEAEVDEQGEINLRRATSVVDTGIAVNPDTIVAQVEGGLIFGLTAALYGEITIEKGRVQQSNFNDYRMLRINQTPKIEVHLVRSGEAPGGIGETGTTAGPPALRNAIYAATGVALRRLPIDRKLLAAGKKA; encoded by the coding sequence ATGAATGCAATCGACAATGTCTCCCGCCGCACGCTGCTGACCGGTGGCCTCACCACCGGATTCCTGCTCGCCTTTCACCTGCCGCTGCGCGCCGCAATCAACGAGCCGGTGCAGCCGGAAGACAAGACCGACGGCAAGTTCGCGCCCAACGCGTTCATCCGGATCGACGGAGAAGGCGTGACCACGCTGGTGATGCCGCAAGTCGAGATGGGACAGGGAATCTACACCGCGGTCTCGATGATCCTGGCGGAAGAGCTCGACGCCGACTGGTCGAAAGTCCAGCTGCTGCACGCGCCTGCCAACGAGAAGCTGTACGGCAATCCGATCTTCATCATCCAGGCGACCGGCGGCTCCACATCGGTGCGGGCGTTCTGGAAGCCGCTGCGCGAGGCCGGCGCCAGCGCGCGCGCCATGCTGGTGCAGGCCGCGGCCGCGCAATGGAATGTCGATCCCGCCAGTTGCACGACATCCAAGGGTGTGGTGACGCACAAGAACAGCGGCCGGACGCTCGCCTATGGCGCGCTGGCGGCGGCCGCAAGCAGCCAGACGCCGCCCAAGACCCCCGCACTCAAGGACCCCAAGGATTTCGTTTACATCGGCCAGCCGTTCAAGCGGCTCGACACCCCCGACAAGGTCAACGGCAAGGCCGTCTACGGCATCGACGCCATCGTGCCGAACATGAAGTTCGCGACGCTGGCGCAGTGCCCGGTGTTCGGCGGCAAGGTCGGCAAGGTCGATGACCGCGCTGCGAAGACAATTCCGGGCGTGCGGCAGATCGTCGTGCTCGACGATCTCGTCGCGGTTGTCGGCGATCACATGTGGGCGGCGAAGAAGGGCCTGGATGCGCTCGACATCGCGTGGAACGAGGGACCGAACGCGAAGATCAATTCGAAAGCGATCTGGGACGATCTGCGCGCTGCCAGCGCAAAGGACGGCGTGGTCGCCAAGTCCACCGGCGACATCGCCAAGGGCCTCGCGGCCGGCGAAAAATATGAGGCGTCGTTCGAGCTGCCGTTTCTCGCCCACGCAACGATGGAACCGTTGAACGCCATGGTGCATTGCAAGCCCGATTCCTGCGAGATCTGGACCGGCACGCAGATCATGGCGCGCGTACAATCGGAGGCGGCGAAGGCGGCCGGACTTCCGGTCGAGAAGGTGACCGTCAACCAGCATCTGCTCGGTGGCGGCTTCGGCCGCAAGCTCGAGCCCGACATGGTGGTCACGGCGGTTCGCATCGCCAAGCAGGTGGACGGGCCGGTCAAGGTGGTGTGGACCCGCGAGGAGGACATCCAGCACGATGTCTATCGACCGGTCTATCGCGACACGATCGCGGCGACCTTGTCGGGCGGCAAGATCGCCAGCTGGAAATACAAGATCGCGGGCGCCGCGATCATCGCGCGCTGGCTGCCGCCGGCGTTCCAGAAGGGCATCGATATCGACGCGATCGACAGCGCCACCGACGTGCCCTACGACATCCCGAATGTCCACGTCGAATATGTCAGGGCCGAACCGCCGGCGATACCAACGGGGTTCTGGCGCGGGGTCGGTCCGAACAACAACGTGTTTGCGGTCGAATGCTTCATCGACGAACTGGCGCGCAAGGCGGGCAAGGACCCGGTCGAGTTTCGCCGGGGCATGCTGGCCAATCAGCCGCGCTTCCTCACCGTTCTCAATATCGCGGCTGAGAAAGCCAATTGGGGTCACCCCCTGCCGGCACGCGTCGGACGCGGGGTGTGCCTGCAGCCGTCGTTCGGGAGCTTCATCGCCACCGTCGTGGAAGCGGAGGTCGACGAGCAGGGCGAGATCAATCTCCGCCGTGCGACCTCGGTGGTGGATACCGGCATCGCCGTCAACCCTGACACGATCGTGGCCCAGGTCGAGGGCGGGCTGATCTTCGGCCTGACCGCCGCGCTCTATGGCGAGATCACCATCGAGAAAGGGCGCGTCCAGCAATCCAACTTCAATGACTACCGGATGCTGCGGATCAACC
- a CDS encoding DSD1 family PLP-dependent enzyme encodes MSLPPTQIGAPLSEIDTPALIIDLDAFERNLDTMAAAVGKLGVRLRPHAKTHKSPIIAAKQIARGAVGMCCQKVAEAESLVAGGVSDVLVSNEVVGPRKLERLASLARHARISVCVDDSIVLEQLALAAERAGAQIEVLVEVDVGADRCGVRPGPAAAGLARQVAGSRFLSFGGLQAYHGSAQHLRTPEERRTAITGAANATMETLRVLKEAGFQCRTIGGAGTGTFELEGASGVWNELQAGSYIFMDADYAKNVADGTRNANPFEHALFVIATVMSTGSGERAVIDAGHKALSNDSGFPVVLGRPDLRYHRPSDEHGLLDFDSASSRLAIGDKVTLIPGHCDPTVNLYDWYVGVRGFNTPDARVEALWPIAARGAVT; translated from the coding sequence ATGTCCCTTCCACCCACCCAAATCGGCGCGCCGCTTTCCGAGATCGATACACCGGCGCTGATCATCGACCTCGACGCCTTCGAGCGCAATCTCGACACGATGGCGGCAGCGGTCGGCAAGCTCGGCGTTCGGTTGCGTCCGCATGCAAAGACCCATAAGTCGCCGATCATCGCGGCCAAGCAGATCGCGCGCGGCGCGGTTGGCATGTGTTGCCAGAAGGTTGCCGAGGCCGAAAGCCTGGTGGCGGGCGGGGTGAGTGACGTCCTCGTCAGCAATGAGGTTGTTGGCCCGCGGAAGCTGGAACGGCTCGCATCCCTCGCGCGCCACGCGCGCATCAGCGTTTGCGTCGACGATTCGATCGTCCTTGAGCAACTGGCGCTCGCCGCGGAACGGGCCGGCGCGCAAATCGAAGTCCTGGTCGAGGTCGACGTCGGCGCGGATCGCTGCGGCGTCAGGCCGGGGCCAGCCGCAGCCGGCCTGGCGCGGCAGGTGGCGGGTTCACGCTTCTTGTCGTTCGGCGGGTTACAGGCCTACCACGGCTCCGCCCAGCACTTGCGCACGCCGGAGGAGCGGCGCACCGCCATCACCGGTGCCGCGAACGCGACCATGGAGACACTTCGCGTCCTCAAGGAAGCGGGCTTTCAATGCCGGACGATTGGAGGTGCGGGAACCGGGACGTTCGAACTCGAAGGCGCGAGCGGCGTCTGGAACGAATTGCAGGCCGGCTCCTATATTTTCATGGACGCCGACTACGCGAAAAACGTCGCCGATGGGACGCGCAATGCCAACCCGTTCGAGCATGCGCTGTTCGTGATCGCGACCGTGATGAGCACCGGCTCCGGCGAACGCGCGGTCATCGATGCAGGCCACAAGGCCCTGTCGAACGACAGCGGATTTCCGGTCGTGCTGGGCCGTCCCGACCTGCGCTATCATCGGCCCTCTGACGAGCACGGCCTGCTCGACTTCGACAGCGCTTCGTCACGACTGGCGATTGGCGACAAGGTGACGCTCATCCCGGGTCATTGCGACCCGACCGTCAATCTCTACGACTGGTATGTCGGCGTGCGCGGCTTCAATACGCCGGATGCCCGCGTGGAGGCGCTTTGGCCGATCGCGGCGCGGGGCGCGGTCACCTGA
- a CDS encoding (2Fe-2S)-binding protein encodes MATTLTVNGEQKTFDAPPDMPLLWVLRDILGMTGTKFGCGIAQCGACTVHVDGKAVRSCVLPVSAVANRAITTIEHIGTTPAGAKVQKAWLEAEVVQCGYCQPGQIMSAAALLAATPNPDDSDIDAAMAGNICRCGTYVRIREAIKHAANGKQS; translated from the coding sequence ATGGCAACGACACTCACCGTCAACGGCGAACAGAAGACTTTCGACGCGCCACCCGACATGCCGCTGCTGTGGGTGCTGCGCGACATCCTCGGAATGACCGGCACCAAGTTCGGCTGCGGCATCGCGCAATGCGGCGCCTGCACGGTGCATGTCGATGGCAAGGCGGTGCGCTCCTGCGTGCTGCCGGTGAGTGCGGTCGCGAACCGCGCCATCACCACCATCGAGCATATCGGCACCACGCCCGCGGGCGCGAAGGTGCAGAAGGCCTGGTTAGAAGCCGAAGTGGTCCAGTGCGGTTACTGCCAGCCCGGCCAGATCATGTCGGCGGCCGCGCTGCTGGCGGCAACGCCCAACCCTGACGATTCCGACATCGACGCCGCAATGGCCGGCAACATCTGCCGCTGCGGCACCTATGTCCGCATCCGCGAGGCCATCAAGCACGCCGCCAACGGCAAGCAGTCGTGA
- a CDS encoding methyl-accepting chemotaxis protein gives MSLAQLAVMDTGSNRTLAERLIDQLADRIGGLGVELADIAGNVQEVASRVANQSERFHHLQKTAETMVAANHDIANASQAVQSTTSAAVGEIAQSRGAVDAAVSHISELVAAVERIEARLGAVGSALAQVAKVSGSIEAIAKQTNLLALNATIEAARAGSAGRGFAVVASEVKNLAEATRQATLQISDTVRDLDGQIEGLIGESSDASQRAKTAGEGAQQISGIISRVQQGFASVEAEIDSVTRAATSNLGHCDTVIGELNELARGVELSSHDLRSADQRVTKLLDTSESLIALIADSGVETSDAPLIRIVVDTARRISAEFEAAIDRGEITLDQLMDENYREIAGTDPKQYLSNYVAFTDRVLPSIQDPIQKSDPRIVFCVAWARSGYLPTHNPNYRLPQGKDPVWNNANCRNRRLFTDRAVKKVAANTKPFLLQTYRRDMGGGQFVLMKDLSSPIMVRGKHWGAFRMGFRQS, from the coding sequence ATGTCCCTCGCCCAGCTTGCCGTCATGGACACTGGATCGAACCGGACGCTCGCAGAGCGGCTGATCGACCAGCTCGCCGACCGCATCGGCGGCCTCGGCGTGGAACTCGCTGACATCGCCGGCAACGTCCAGGAAGTCGCAAGCCGCGTCGCCAACCAGTCGGAGCGGTTCCACCATCTTCAGAAGACGGCCGAGACCATGGTCGCGGCCAACCACGACATCGCCAATGCGTCGCAAGCGGTGCAATCGACCACATCGGCCGCGGTCGGCGAGATCGCGCAGTCGCGCGGCGCCGTCGATGCCGCGGTCAGCCACATCTCCGAACTCGTCGCGGCCGTGGAGCGGATCGAGGCGCGCCTCGGCGCCGTCGGCTCGGCGCTGGCGCAGGTCGCGAAAGTGTCCGGCTCGATCGAGGCGATCGCCAAGCAGACCAATCTGCTCGCCCTGAATGCCACCATCGAAGCCGCGCGCGCCGGCAGTGCCGGCCGCGGCTTCGCGGTGGTCGCGAGCGAAGTGAAGAATCTCGCGGAGGCCACCCGCCAGGCCACGCTCCAGATCTCCGACACCGTGCGCGATCTCGACGGCCAGATCGAAGGCCTGATCGGCGAGAGCAGCGACGCTTCGCAGCGCGCCAAGACCGCCGGCGAAGGGGCCCAACAGATCTCCGGCATCATCTCGCGGGTCCAGCAGGGCTTTGCCTCCGTGGAAGCGGAGATCGACAGCGTCACGCGCGCGGCGACTTCCAATCTCGGCCATTGCGACACCGTCATCGGCGAGCTCAACGAGCTCGCCAGGGGTGTCGAGCTGTCCTCGCACGATCTCAGGAGCGCCGACCAGCGGGTGACGAAACTGCTCGACACGTCCGAGAGCCTGATCGCATTGATCGCCGACAGCGGCGTGGAGACGTCGGATGCTCCCCTGATCCGAATCGTCGTCGACACCGCCAGGCGCATCTCGGCGGAGTTCGAGGCCGCGATCGATCGCGGCGAGATCACGCTCGATCAGCTCATGGACGAGAACTATCGCGAGATCGCGGGCACCGATCCCAAGCAATATCTCAGCAACTATGTCGCGTTCACCGACCGCGTGCTGCCGTCAATCCAGGACCCGATCCAGAAGTCGGATCCGCGCATCGTGTTCTGCGTCGCCTGGGCGAGGAGCGGCTATCTGCCGACCCACAATCCGAACTACCGCCTGCCACAGGGCAAGGACCCGGTCTGGAACAACGCCAATTGCCGCAACCGCCGCCTGTTCACCGATCGCGCGGTGAAGAAGGTCGCGGCCAACACCAAGCCTTTCCTGCTGCAGACCTATCGCCGCGACATGGGCGGCGGACAGTTCGTGCTGATGAAGGACCTGTCTTCGCCGATCATGGTCCGCGGCAAGCACTGGGGCGCGTTCCGGATGGGGTTCCGGCAGAGCTGA